A DNA window from Ostrea edulis chromosome 5, xbOstEdul1.1, whole genome shotgun sequence contains the following coding sequences:
- the LOC125652193 gene encoding 40S ribosomal protein S12, mitochondrial-like, whose translation MSITNLCQRFSRVMSSSLKSNKLFTNPSPMMNLAVEPRPGGSLIQQRFETLNQMHRRGGPIRMKQKKQNKYLCGNAFLRGVVLKLVIKKPKKPNSAQRKCVRLKLSNGKEATAYIPGEGHNLQEHSIVLVRGGRLQDVPGVSLQCVRGKYDLAHVKKK comes from the exons ATGTCAATAACCAACCTTTGCCAAAGGTTCTCACGGGTGATGTCGTCCAGTCTGAAATcaaataaacttttcacaa ATCCTTCCCCGATGATGAATCTGGCTGTAGAACCTCGGCCAGGAGGTTCCCTAATTCAACAGAGGTTTGAGACCCTCAATCAGATGCACAGGCGGGGAGGCCCCATCAGGATGAAGCAGAAGAAACAGAACAAATACTTATGTGGCAACGCTTTTCTTAGAggtgttgttttaaaattagtGATTAAAAAACCAAAGAAGCCTAATTCAGCTCAGAGAAAGTGTGTTCGATTAAAACTAAGCAATGGAAAAGAGGCCACTGCTTATATACCAGGCGAGGGACATAATTTACAGGAACACAGTATAGTGCTTGTCAGAGGGGGCCGACTTCAGGACGTCCCGGGGGTCAGCTTACAATGTGTCAGAGGAAAGTACGATTTGGCACATGTCAAAAAGAAATGA